A region from the Benincasa hispida cultivar B227 chromosome 12, ASM972705v1, whole genome shotgun sequence genome encodes:
- the LOC120067420 gene encoding uncharacterized mitochondrial protein AtMg00820-like — MTYSNLASEFKAFTTSLDTEVIPNDISVAMKKPKWWSAVMEEIRALEKNETWEQVALPEGHKTVGCKWVFTIKYKSDGTIDWYKARLVAKGFTQTYGVDYSETFSPVAKLNTIRVLLSVAVNKD; from the coding sequence atgacgtATAGTAATCTTGCATCCGAGTTCAAAGCTTTCACTACTAGTTTAGACACTGAGGTGATTCCAAATGacataagtgttgcaatgaaaaaacCAAAATGGTGGTCtgctgttatggaagaaataagAGCTCTCGAGAAGAATGAAACTTGGGAACAGGTGGCTTTGCCTGAAGGGCACAAGACAgttggatgtaaatgggtgtttactATAAAATACAAGTCAGATGGGACTATTGACTGgtacaaggctagacttgttGCAAAAGGCTTTACTCAAACCTATGGAGTAGATTATTctgaaactttttctcctgtggCTAAACTTAACACTATCCGAGTGCTTTTGTCAGTTGCTGTGAATAAAGATTAA
- the LOC120093020 gene encoding putative disease resistance protein At4g19050 isoform X2 — MAKTSQSSVVEDNSNLSVNTISTAMDSETGQPAVAVSTQLSQMVADDVKSNPKFQKTAEIIIQNCGDNPTLNLVIAEALNHIAKHNEDDWTVERALEEIEGLCKSETSKRKEISLVRFGFDMLPRSDLAMINCCWHSRQFFRNNGGVHYNLLITNWILEECFGLVDHFDKAYHQGHDVLMNLINRGLLKIEENNDNVVVMEELVRDVPDSRFNGFVWKPTLGLSGVYEGEIWLGLDSVGPADGMIRTCEKDWKEVSVLLVDGNHLCQEVVETYFTTLKDLQVLAIFSPRIEALPVSLTKLGKLCFLVLKDCDLLENIDGLVNLKALTVLEISNAKNIKDIPKNLFESLSKLRSLNLSYTGIKNLPSSLSKLHELRSINLRGCCYLKSLPMLKTLVKLQLLDVSGATSLERLADKSINALQDLQLLDLSQTLVRHVPFLKDLKQLFRVSFRDCKELIRLPNLRGLSGLQVLDLSGALMLKEIQDDTFSENNDLKILDLSRTAVTCLPSSNCNLSNLELLNMSETLNLVELEDDTFKNMACLCHLDLSKSLFKKLPSLTGLVNLRELKLQECSNLVELPSLDALKKLEVLDLSGCVSFKAFKKDQSFSHMTNLQFLDLSETIIEKLPDLSDLHNLSQLLLRKCTKLTKLPPPVSLKLKVLDASGAENLREWEAELPEDLNQLEILDLSETKLSSPRLNNYTNLRHLSLRGELQTVLQLDNLTNLEVLDLSSTRISSSQIQTITKLSNLRQLLLTDCSEVQEIPTLEPLVKLEGLHLKGTKIKEFCCQMAKLTRLMHLDLPNSSDTLRLNWTGIKSLPGELNWDQFGMPSELQNSINRPSMIVRDMNSFKIMKAVPDIWNSCFNKFFISVCPLKKGEEDEEIYVHQDGTSYQDIYFHVMSYRHEYSPFLEIRRFESFPTGLEDALMKVEYVSFVEIRLITSLSKLGNANNLKGCWIWSCTNLECLMQKDKDQDNLNLLDNLEILWICNLPILKSVHSTGLQFESIRNLTQLYIDSCPQLVTLFKSSHLSKSLEILHVKFCDGLKSICESKEECTLEKLHSLNLLELPELTDIGLKLPSLRTANIRNCPKLGESFEEKLGLEEARVERNLIREQWDGSRINRNGEATSLRSL, encoded by the exons ATGGCGAAAACCTCTCAAAGCTCCGTTGTTGAAGACAACTCAAATCTCAGCGTGAACACAATTTCCACCG CGATGGACTCAGAGACAGGGCAACCAGCGGTGGCCGTGTCAACTCAACTGAGTCAGATGGTGGCAGATGATGTTAAAAGCAATCCAAAGTTTCAGAAAACAGCCGAAATCATTATACAAAATTGTGGTGACAATCCTACTCTAAATCTGGTCATTGCTGAAGCCTTGAATCATATTGCAAAGCACAATGAAGATGATTGGACAGTAGAAAGAGCTTTGGAAGAAATAGAAGGACTTTGCAAAAGCGAAACATCAAAGAGGAAAGAAATATCATTGGTGCGATTTGGGTTCGACATGTTGCCAAGAAGTGACTTGGCAATGATCAATTGTTGCTGGCATAGCAGACAATTTTTCCGCAACAATGGTGGAGTCCATTACAATTTGTTGATTACAAACTGGATATTAGAAGAATGCTTTGGTCTTGTTGATCATTTTGACAAGGCATACCACCAAGGACATGATGTTTTAATGAACCTCATAAACCGCGGCCtgcttaaaattgaagaaaataatgATAATGTTGTCGTTATGGAGGAATTGGTACGTGACGTTCCTGATAGTCGATTTAATGGATTCGTTTGGAAGCCTACTTTGGGATTGAGTGGGGTATATGAGGGTGAAATTTGGCTAGGTCTTGATAGTGTTGGGCCTGCTGATGGAATGATCAGAACGTGTGAAAAGGACTGGAAAGAAGTTTCAGTACTGCTGGTTGATGGAAATCATCTCTGCCAGGAGGTTGTCGAAACATATTTTACGACCCTAAAGGATCTCCAAGTTCTTGCCATTTTCAGTCCTAGGATCGAAGCATTGCCTGTTAGTTTAACCAAGTTGGGAAAGCTTTGTTTTCTTGTGCTTAAAGACTGTGATCTGCTGGAGAATATTGATGGCCTTGTGAATCTGAAGGCATTAACAGTTCTAGAGATATCAAATGCTAAAAACATCAAGGATATCCCAAAAAATCTATTTGAGAGTTTATCTAAGCTCCGAAGCCTCAACTTATCTTATACTGGAATTAAAAATCTTCCTTCTTCCCTGTCAAAGCTTCATGAACTGCGATCCATCAACCTTCGTGGGTGTTGCTACCTAAAATCGTTGCCAATGTTGAAAACACTGGTGAAGCTCCAGCTGCTTGATGTTTCTGGTGCTACTTCACTGGAACGTCTTGCAGATAAAAGTATAAATGCCCTTCAAGATCTTCAACTGCTCGACCTTTCTCAAACTCTGGTTCGTCATGTTCCTTTTCTTAAGGATCTCAAGCAGCTATTTCGTGTTTCATTTAGAGATTGCAAAGAACTGATTAGACTGCCGAACCTTCGAGGGTTGAGTGGGCTTCAAGTTCTTGATCTCTCTGGTGCTCTGATGCTAAAGGAAATTCAGGATGACACCTTTTCAGAAAATAATGACCTCAAAATTCTTGACCTTTCCAGAACTGCAGTCACTTGTTTACCTTCCAGCAACTGTAACCTTTCAAATCTTGAGCTCCTCAATATGTCCGAGACGTTAAATTTggttgaacttgaagatgacaCCTTCAAAAATATGGCATGCCTTTGTCATCTCGACCTCTCAAAATCTCTGTTTAAGAAACTACCTTCCCTTACAGGGCTTGTTAATCTACGAGAACTTAAACTACAAGAATGCAGCAATCTGGTGGAGTTACCAAGTCTGGATGCCCTGAAGAAATTGGAAGTCCTTGATCTATCGGGTTGTGTTTCTTTTAAGGCATTTAAAAAGGACCAATCCTTTAGCCACATGACCAATCTCCAGTTCCTCGACCTATCAGAAACTATAATTGAAAAATTGCCTGACCTATCTGATCTTCATAACCTCTCTCAACTTCTACTAAGGAAATGCACCAAGCTGACAAAACTTCCACCTCCTGTCTCACTTAAACTTAAAGTACTTGATGCCTCTGGTGCGGAAAATTTGAGAGAATGGGAAGCCGAATTGCCCGAAGACTTGAATCAATTGGAAATCCTCGATCTATCGGAAACAAAACTAAGTTCTCCACGGTTGAACAATTATACCAACCTTAGGCACCTTTCTCTAAGAGGTGAATTGCAGACGGTGCTACAATTGGATAATCTCACAAACCTTGAGGTCTTGGATTTATCAAGCACACGTATCAGTTCTTCACAAATACAAACAATCACAAAACTTTCCAACCTTAGACAACTTCTGCTAACTGATTGTTCAGAAGTACAAGAGATTCCTACTCTAGAACCACTCGTGAAGTTGGAGGGTCTTCATTTGAAGGGAACAAAAATCAAGGAATTCTGTTGTCAGATGGCGAAGTTAACTCGACTAATGCATCTAGACCTGCCAAACTCTTCAGACACTCTTAGACTCAATTGGACAGGCATAAAATCACTTCCTGGAGAGCTAAACTGGGACCAATTTGGTATGCCTTCTGAACTTCAAAATAGTATAAACAGGCCCTCCATGATTGTGAGAGATATGAATTCTTTCAAAATTATGAAGGCAGTACCTGACATATGGAACTCATGCTTCAATAAATTTTTCATCTCTGTATGCCCTTTAAAAAAGGGAGAGGAGGATGAAGAAATCTATGTACATCAAGATGGGACTAGCTATCAAGATATCTACTTTCATGTCATGTCTTATCGTCATGAGTATTCCCCGTTTTTGGAAATCCGCAGATTTGAGAGCTTTCCCACTGGTCTTGAGGATGCTCTTATGAAAGTTGAATATGTTTCTTttgttgaaattaggcttattACAAGCTTATCTAAATTGGGAAATGCAAATAATTTAAAAGGCTGCTGGATTTGGAGTTGTACCAACCTGGAGTGTCTAATGCAGAAAGACAAAGATCAGGATAACCTCAATTTATTGGACAATCTAGAGATTCTATGGATATGCAACCTTCCTATCTTAAAGAGTGTGCATAGTACAGGCCTTCAATTCGAAAGCATCAGAAATCTCACACAACTGTATATAGATTCTTGCCCACAGCTTGTGACTCTGTTCAAGTCCTCTCATCTCTCGAAAAGCCTCGAGATTCTCCACGTTAAATTTTGCGATGGATTGAAGTCTATATGCGAATCCAAAGAAGAGTGTACCTTAGAGAAGTTGCACTCCTTGAATCTGTTAGAATTGCCTGAGTTGACAGACATTGGCCTTAAACTTCCATCATTGAGAACAGCTAATATTAGGAACTGTCCTAAACTTGGAGAAAGTTTTGAGGAAAAACTTGGGCTGGAAGAAGCAAGAGTTGAAAGGAACTTGATTCGTGAGCAATGGGATGGAAGTCGAATAAATCGAAATGGGGAAGCAACATCTCTCAGATCATTGTGA
- the LOC120092905 gene encoding probable disease resistance protein RF45: MASPSPILDPQTSTPIPTIPQMIETLSDLHKELSTALEKRSATPTQAAGDKIVPAVVEPPAPTQTPEEQQGKKETEQVPEFNGSNETHKDPKVEILLNNIQLLMEALKTMINNRDKKLNVPIQSIKANLDTVIKMVKEAPAGSPLTQKIGEEYLDAINKDMRTLKFQIPSYRRLSLAKTTAHFGDRGSNTRKPDEFFRLPNLYGVDVFDESPAFKEIQTFYNGFDDLLKKCFLYFAVFPENVVLKKRFLTYWWIGEDLLDASGTGDSSPENKAGMILQKFADKGLIVPVKEEQKKVKKKFRMPPLVRSAAIKLATAERFLKYDSGDNPTCESSSCDRIFLVKGGGFHPPEAPTKNQKLEEKMGTIFNVSQPFPDSALEWLAKQGVIDIRTTKVVEWLLKLRNLKVLYLGRWQSEVDDEEHVVEVESLEFLEGLKKMKKLRLLSLQGIFWINELPNSINRLCDLRVLDLKCCYNLEKLPGGIGSLKSLTHLDVTGCYMLNGMPKSISRLTQLRVLKGFITGKSSLNYLKGLKKLRKLSINTSSHDFPNDNDLRVLRDLGEHGELQNLAIVWVAQEVKSNQQPPETARGMFVQNFSKQFSKVTVPPNDETLELPKKLEKLELECLRVEELPNWLNPDNLKTLKKLYIRGGSLKKLGDKKWEAAEVVRLKYMTELQIDWRELQNSFPKLSYLQKVKCPRVTFCPCDANGVWIKP; this comes from the coding sequence ATGGCTTCCCCTTCTCCGATCCTCGATCCTCAAACGTCAACCCCAATCCCAACAATTCCTCAGATGATCGAAACCCTTTCAGATTTGCACAAAGAGCTCTCCACAGCCCTCGAAAAACGTTCCGCTACACCCACTCAAGCTGCCGGCGATAAGATAGTTCCGGCCGTCGTCGAGCCCCCTGCTCCGACACAAACCCCTGAAGAACAGCAAGGTAAGAAAGAAACAGAGCAAGTACCGGAATTTAATGGCAGCAACGAGACCCATAAAGACCCCAAAGTTGAGATATTGCTGAACAACATCCAGCTTTTGATGGAGGCGTTGAAGACGATGATAAATAATCGCGATAAGAAGCTTAATGTGCCGATACAGAGCATAAAAGCCAATCTCGATACGGTTATCAAAATGGTCAAAGAAGCCCCTGCTGGTTCTCCACTGACCCAGAAAATCGGAGAGGAGTATCTCGACGCCATAAACAAAGATATGAGGACGTTGAAGTTCCAGATTCCTTCGTATCGTAGGTTGTCCTTGGCCAAAACCACCGCCCATTTTGGTGACAGGGGAAGTAATACGCGGAAGCCGGATGAGTTCTTCAGGTTGCCTAACTTGTATGGCGTTGACGTGTTCGACGAAAGTCCCGCTTTCAAAGAAATTCAGACATTTTACAATGGTTTTGATGATCTCCTTAAGAaatgttttttgtattttgctGTGTTTCCTGAAAATGTAGTGTTAAAGAAGCGGTTTCTTACCTATTGGTGGATTGGAGAAGACTTATTAGACGCTTCAGGCACTGGAGATTCAAGTCCAGAGAATAAGGCTGGTATGATTCTCCAGAAATTTGCAGATAAGGGTTTGATTGTGCCGGTGAAGGAAGAACAGAAGAAGGtcaaaaagaaatttagaatGCCCCCTCTTGTGCGTTCTGCTGCCATTAAACTGGCCACTGCAGAGAGATTTTTGAAGTATGATTCTGGGGACAACCCAACTTGTGAATCATCCAGCTGTGATAGAATTTTTCTGGTGAAGGGGGGAGGCTTTCATCCGCCGGAAGCGCCGACGAAGAATCAGAAGTTAGAAGAAAAGATGGGAACAATCTTCAATGTTAGTCAACCTTTCCCCGATTCTGCATTGGAGTGGTTGGCCAAGCAGGGGGTTATAGACATAAGAACTACCAAAGTTGTGGAGTGGTTGCTAAAGCTGAGAAACCTCAAAGTTCTTTACTTGGGGAGGTGGCAAAGTGAAGTTGATGATGAGGAGCATGTGGTTGAGGTTGAAAGCCTTGAGTTCTTAGAAggtttgaagaaaatgaaaaaactgAGGCTTTTGAGCCTTCAGGGGATCTTTTGGATCAATGAGCTTCCAAATTCCATAAATAGGCTTTGTGATCTCAGGGTTTTAGACTTGAAATGTTGTTACAATCTGGAGAAACTTCCTGGAGGCATTGGATCTCTCAAGAGCCTTACACATTTGGATGTCACTGGCTGTTATATGCTAAATGGAATGCCAAAGAGCATATCTAGACTCACTCAACTGAGAGTCTTGAAGGGGTTTATTACAGGCAAGTCAAGTCTTAATTATTTAAAAGGCTTAAAGAAACTGAGAAAGTTGAGCATCAACACAAGCAGCCATGATTTTCCTAACGATAATGATCTACGTGTTCTTCGAGATCTTGGGGAGCATGGTGAGCTACAAAATCTCGCAATTGTGTGGGTGGCCCAAGAGGTGAAGTCGAATCAACAACCTCCCGAGACTGCAAGAGGAATGTTTGTACAAAATTTCTCCAAGCAATTTAGCAAAGTAACCGTACCACCCAATGATGAGACCTTAGAACTGCCAAAGAAGTTAGAGAAGCTGGAGCTCGAATGTCTACGGGTGGAAGAGCTACCCAACTGGCTAAATCCTGATAACTTGAAAACCTTAAAGAAGCTCTACATTAGAGGGGGGAGCCTAAAAAAGCTCGGCGACAAAAAGTGGGAGGCGGCAGAGGTTGTTCGTTTAAAATACATGACGGAATTACAGATTGACTGGAGAGAACTTCAAAACTCTTTTCCAAAGTTGAGTTACTTGCAGAAAGTTAAATGTCCAAGAGTCACTTTCTGCCCCTGTGATGCCAATGGAGTTTGGATAAAGCCCTGA
- the LOC120093020 gene encoding putative disease resistance protein At4g19050 isoform X1, whose amino-acid sequence MAKTSQSSVVEDNSNLSVNTISTVFVSAMDSETGQPAVAVSTQLSQMVADDVKSNPKFQKTAEIIIQNCGDNPTLNLVIAEALNHIAKHNEDDWTVERALEEIEGLCKSETSKRKEISLVRFGFDMLPRSDLAMINCCWHSRQFFRNNGGVHYNLLITNWILEECFGLVDHFDKAYHQGHDVLMNLINRGLLKIEENNDNVVVMEELVRDVPDSRFNGFVWKPTLGLSGVYEGEIWLGLDSVGPADGMIRTCEKDWKEVSVLLVDGNHLCQEVVETYFTTLKDLQVLAIFSPRIEALPVSLTKLGKLCFLVLKDCDLLENIDGLVNLKALTVLEISNAKNIKDIPKNLFESLSKLRSLNLSYTGIKNLPSSLSKLHELRSINLRGCCYLKSLPMLKTLVKLQLLDVSGATSLERLADKSINALQDLQLLDLSQTLVRHVPFLKDLKQLFRVSFRDCKELIRLPNLRGLSGLQVLDLSGALMLKEIQDDTFSENNDLKILDLSRTAVTCLPSSNCNLSNLELLNMSETLNLVELEDDTFKNMACLCHLDLSKSLFKKLPSLTGLVNLRELKLQECSNLVELPSLDALKKLEVLDLSGCVSFKAFKKDQSFSHMTNLQFLDLSETIIEKLPDLSDLHNLSQLLLRKCTKLTKLPPPVSLKLKVLDASGAENLREWEAELPEDLNQLEILDLSETKLSSPRLNNYTNLRHLSLRGELQTVLQLDNLTNLEVLDLSSTRISSSQIQTITKLSNLRQLLLTDCSEVQEIPTLEPLVKLEGLHLKGTKIKEFCCQMAKLTRLMHLDLPNSSDTLRLNWTGIKSLPGELNWDQFGMPSELQNSINRPSMIVRDMNSFKIMKAVPDIWNSCFNKFFISVCPLKKGEEDEEIYVHQDGTSYQDIYFHVMSYRHEYSPFLEIRRFESFPTGLEDALMKVEYVSFVEIRLITSLSKLGNANNLKGCWIWSCTNLECLMQKDKDQDNLNLLDNLEILWICNLPILKSVHSTGLQFESIRNLTQLYIDSCPQLVTLFKSSHLSKSLEILHVKFCDGLKSICESKEECTLEKLHSLNLLELPELTDIGLKLPSLRTANIRNCPKLGESFEEKLGLEEARVERNLIREQWDGSRINRNGEATSLRSL is encoded by the exons ATGGCGAAAACCTCTCAAAGCTCCGTTGTTGAAGACAACTCAAATCTCAGCGTGAACACAATTTCCACCG tGTTTGTTTCAGCGATGGACTCAGAGACAGGGCAACCAGCGGTGGCCGTGTCAACTCAACTGAGTCAGATGGTGGCAGATGATGTTAAAAGCAATCCAAAGTTTCAGAAAACAGCCGAAATCATTATACAAAATTGTGGTGACAATCCTACTCTAAATCTGGTCATTGCTGAAGCCTTGAATCATATTGCAAAGCACAATGAAGATGATTGGACAGTAGAAAGAGCTTTGGAAGAAATAGAAGGACTTTGCAAAAGCGAAACATCAAAGAGGAAAGAAATATCATTGGTGCGATTTGGGTTCGACATGTTGCCAAGAAGTGACTTGGCAATGATCAATTGTTGCTGGCATAGCAGACAATTTTTCCGCAACAATGGTGGAGTCCATTACAATTTGTTGATTACAAACTGGATATTAGAAGAATGCTTTGGTCTTGTTGATCATTTTGACAAGGCATACCACCAAGGACATGATGTTTTAATGAACCTCATAAACCGCGGCCtgcttaaaattgaagaaaataatgATAATGTTGTCGTTATGGAGGAATTGGTACGTGACGTTCCTGATAGTCGATTTAATGGATTCGTTTGGAAGCCTACTTTGGGATTGAGTGGGGTATATGAGGGTGAAATTTGGCTAGGTCTTGATAGTGTTGGGCCTGCTGATGGAATGATCAGAACGTGTGAAAAGGACTGGAAAGAAGTTTCAGTACTGCTGGTTGATGGAAATCATCTCTGCCAGGAGGTTGTCGAAACATATTTTACGACCCTAAAGGATCTCCAAGTTCTTGCCATTTTCAGTCCTAGGATCGAAGCATTGCCTGTTAGTTTAACCAAGTTGGGAAAGCTTTGTTTTCTTGTGCTTAAAGACTGTGATCTGCTGGAGAATATTGATGGCCTTGTGAATCTGAAGGCATTAACAGTTCTAGAGATATCAAATGCTAAAAACATCAAGGATATCCCAAAAAATCTATTTGAGAGTTTATCTAAGCTCCGAAGCCTCAACTTATCTTATACTGGAATTAAAAATCTTCCTTCTTCCCTGTCAAAGCTTCATGAACTGCGATCCATCAACCTTCGTGGGTGTTGCTACCTAAAATCGTTGCCAATGTTGAAAACACTGGTGAAGCTCCAGCTGCTTGATGTTTCTGGTGCTACTTCACTGGAACGTCTTGCAGATAAAAGTATAAATGCCCTTCAAGATCTTCAACTGCTCGACCTTTCTCAAACTCTGGTTCGTCATGTTCCTTTTCTTAAGGATCTCAAGCAGCTATTTCGTGTTTCATTTAGAGATTGCAAAGAACTGATTAGACTGCCGAACCTTCGAGGGTTGAGTGGGCTTCAAGTTCTTGATCTCTCTGGTGCTCTGATGCTAAAGGAAATTCAGGATGACACCTTTTCAGAAAATAATGACCTCAAAATTCTTGACCTTTCCAGAACTGCAGTCACTTGTTTACCTTCCAGCAACTGTAACCTTTCAAATCTTGAGCTCCTCAATATGTCCGAGACGTTAAATTTggttgaacttgaagatgacaCCTTCAAAAATATGGCATGCCTTTGTCATCTCGACCTCTCAAAATCTCTGTTTAAGAAACTACCTTCCCTTACAGGGCTTGTTAATCTACGAGAACTTAAACTACAAGAATGCAGCAATCTGGTGGAGTTACCAAGTCTGGATGCCCTGAAGAAATTGGAAGTCCTTGATCTATCGGGTTGTGTTTCTTTTAAGGCATTTAAAAAGGACCAATCCTTTAGCCACATGACCAATCTCCAGTTCCTCGACCTATCAGAAACTATAATTGAAAAATTGCCTGACCTATCTGATCTTCATAACCTCTCTCAACTTCTACTAAGGAAATGCACCAAGCTGACAAAACTTCCACCTCCTGTCTCACTTAAACTTAAAGTACTTGATGCCTCTGGTGCGGAAAATTTGAGAGAATGGGAAGCCGAATTGCCCGAAGACTTGAATCAATTGGAAATCCTCGATCTATCGGAAACAAAACTAAGTTCTCCACGGTTGAACAATTATACCAACCTTAGGCACCTTTCTCTAAGAGGTGAATTGCAGACGGTGCTACAATTGGATAATCTCACAAACCTTGAGGTCTTGGATTTATCAAGCACACGTATCAGTTCTTCACAAATACAAACAATCACAAAACTTTCCAACCTTAGACAACTTCTGCTAACTGATTGTTCAGAAGTACAAGAGATTCCTACTCTAGAACCACTCGTGAAGTTGGAGGGTCTTCATTTGAAGGGAACAAAAATCAAGGAATTCTGTTGTCAGATGGCGAAGTTAACTCGACTAATGCATCTAGACCTGCCAAACTCTTCAGACACTCTTAGACTCAATTGGACAGGCATAAAATCACTTCCTGGAGAGCTAAACTGGGACCAATTTGGTATGCCTTCTGAACTTCAAAATAGTATAAACAGGCCCTCCATGATTGTGAGAGATATGAATTCTTTCAAAATTATGAAGGCAGTACCTGACATATGGAACTCATGCTTCAATAAATTTTTCATCTCTGTATGCCCTTTAAAAAAGGGAGAGGAGGATGAAGAAATCTATGTACATCAAGATGGGACTAGCTATCAAGATATCTACTTTCATGTCATGTCTTATCGTCATGAGTATTCCCCGTTTTTGGAAATCCGCAGATTTGAGAGCTTTCCCACTGGTCTTGAGGATGCTCTTATGAAAGTTGAATATGTTTCTTttgttgaaattaggcttattACAAGCTTATCTAAATTGGGAAATGCAAATAATTTAAAAGGCTGCTGGATTTGGAGTTGTACCAACCTGGAGTGTCTAATGCAGAAAGACAAAGATCAGGATAACCTCAATTTATTGGACAATCTAGAGATTCTATGGATATGCAACCTTCCTATCTTAAAGAGTGTGCATAGTACAGGCCTTCAATTCGAAAGCATCAGAAATCTCACACAACTGTATATAGATTCTTGCCCACAGCTTGTGACTCTGTTCAAGTCCTCTCATCTCTCGAAAAGCCTCGAGATTCTCCACGTTAAATTTTGCGATGGATTGAAGTCTATATGCGAATCCAAAGAAGAGTGTACCTTAGAGAAGTTGCACTCCTTGAATCTGTTAGAATTGCCTGAGTTGACAGACATTGGCCTTAAACTTCCATCATTGAGAACAGCTAATATTAGGAACTGTCCTAAACTTGGAGAAAGTTTTGAGGAAAAACTTGGGCTGGAAGAAGCAAGAGTTGAAAGGAACTTGATTCGTGAGCAATGGGATGGAAGTCGAATAAATCGAAATGGGGAAGCAACATCTCTCAGATCATTGTGA